A single genomic interval of Notolabrus celidotus isolate fNotCel1 chromosome 13, fNotCel1.pri, whole genome shotgun sequence harbors:
- the gzf1 gene encoding GDNF-inducible zinc finger protein 1, translating into MGVKILQLTSKSHHENILASLHELLVQGHLSDVTVQVDYQGDTKKFLTHQVMLAASSGYFKKILLSQDATRDELLLSNMHSNCFSKFLDFVYTGQVKVARDKIGDVKAAAQFLDCEDLLEVCADAMNDEVMEKPTKKILKPADKEDLGVGETENRSRVKRQPKSLLLKRQLASQSSEKEVISKKLKTKNTTKDNITPGKQLKLRILQRRSTPQKKAANNEKQVKSKDTEGEEDWKEADAAADNQPETGDESWMGMPAPDLDDWECEGQGSDPDEDMLYVGEEDEEGEEGQSKEPLKRTSKAQFQCDKCQRTFHYERSYLKHISTYHGVQADVIYRCETCQQTFANRSNLKIHEKHVHSTERLFTCDSCSKTFKRKKDVVRHQRQVHERNNLRHVCPDCGKTLSSKTALLLHERTHTGAKPFECTDCGAKFTQNSALKMHRRTHTGEKPFACDECESRFTQKHMLAYHKRSHTGEKPFMCEACGKSFASKEYLRHHSNIHTGSKPYKCEKCGRGFAQRNSLHQHLKIHTGERPYSCKDCDKHFTQLNALQRHQRIHTGEKPYMCGLCKRTFTDKSTLRRHTMIHDADAPWKNYLVVLEGNVEEKKPKTPTKEKTDKSGAGEKKGIAGKNSGTASCDAAAAGTAKTNTDSILLQAEPVTLPPEWATHGAIALVSHGALGGITVIHTEMPPGTQIQPIVTTDSTGASVISIDGSAIPVPFTIPVSMAQTIPLVSEASATLMVPISDGTLTSDTETPTISTSSVLEAAASQTILAPVSENKASTSEGEILPPDIQTVIITEKFNGTEQTAAVLKDDQEKTEEKPTAEPEEVQTQDAV; encoded by the exons ATGGGGGTCAAAATACTGCAGCTGACCTCTAAGTCCCACCATGAGAACATCCTGGCCTCTCTGCATGAGCTCCTGGTGCAGGGACACCTGAGTGATGTCACGGTGCAGGTGGACTATCAGGGAGACACAAAGAAGTTCCTGACCCACCAAGTGATGCTGGCAGCATCTAGTGGCTATTTCAAGAAGATCCTTCTCTCCCAGGATGCCACCAGAGACGAACTACTTCTTTCAAACATGCATTCAAACTGCTTCTCCAAGTTTCTGGACTTTGTGTACACTGGTCAAGTTAAAGTTGCAAGAGACAAGATTGGGGATGTTAAAGCAGCGGCACAATTTTTAGACTGTGAGGATCTGTTGGAGGTTTGTGCTGATGCCATGAATGATGAAGTGATGGAAAAACCTACTAAGAAAATACTGAAGCCTGCTGATAAAGAGGACCTGGGTgttggagagacagaaaatagatcCAGAGTAAAGAGGCAGCCGAAAAGCTTACTTCTCAAGAGGCAGCTCGCTTCACAGAGCTCTGAGAAAGAAGTCATctcaaaaaaactgaagacaaaaaacaccacaaaagACAACATAACACCAGGAAAACAGCTGAAACTGAGGATCCTTCAGAGGCGTTCAACTCCCCAAAAAAAGGCTGCCAACAATGAAAAACAGGTGAAGAgtaaagacacagagggagaggaggactgGAAAGAAGCTGATGCTGCAGCAGATAATCAACCAGAGACAGGAGATGAATCATGGATGGGAATGCCGGCCCCTGATTTGGATGATTGGGAATGTGAGGGGCAGGGTAGTGATCCTGATGAAGACATGTTATATGtgggagaggaagatgaggagggggaggaggggcagTCCAAGGAGCCCTTAAAGAGAACATCCAAGGCCCAGTTCCAGTGTGACAAGTGCCAGCGGACTTTCCACTATGAGAGAAGTTACTTGAAGCACATCAG TACTTATCATGGAGTACAAGCAGATGTCATCTATCGCTGTGAGACCTGTCAACAGACCTTTGCTAACCGCAGCAATCTGAAGATCCATGAGAAGCATGTCCACAGTACTGAGCGGCTCTTCACATGTGACTCCTGCTCAAAAACTTTCAAACGAAAGAAGGATGTTGTCCGCCATCAGCGACAG GTGCATGAACGCAACAACCTGCGGCATGTCTGTCCTGACTGTGGAAAGACGCTCAGCTCCAAAACGGCCCTGTTGTTGCACGAGAGGACACACACTGGTGCAAAGCCCTTTGAGTGCACTGACTGCGGGGCAAAATTCACACAGAACTCTGCGCTCAAGATGCACCGAAG gactcacacaggagagaagCCGTTTGCGTGTGACGAGTGTGAGTCCCGGTTCACCCAGAAGCACATGTTGGCTTATCATAAGCGATCTCATACAG GAGAGAAACCGTTCATGTGTGAGGCCTGTGGGAAGAGCTTTGCATCTAAAGAATACCTGAGACACCACTCAAACATCCACACAGGGTCCAAGCCATACAAGTGTGAAAAATGTGGCAGAGGCTTTGCTCAGAGGAATTCCCTCCACCagcatttaaaaatacacacag GTGAGCGTCCGTACAGCTGTAAAGACTGTGATAAACACTTCACCCAGCTCAACGCTCTGCAGAGGCATCAACGcattcacacaggagagaagcCCTACATGTGTGGTCTTTGTAAACGTACCTTTACAGACAAGTCCACCCTGCGCAGGCACACAATG ATTCATGATGCAGATGCTCCCTGGAAAAACTACCTTGTGGTGCTGGAAGGAAATGTGGAAGAAAAGAAGCCCAAAACCCCAACAAAGGAAAAGACAGACAAATCAGGAGCAGGGGAGAAGAAAGGCATTGCTGGAAAAAACAGTGGTACTGCTTCttgtgatgctgctgctgctggcaccGCTAAAACCAACACTGACTCCATTTTGTTGCAGGCTGAGCCTGTCACCCTGCCCCCTGAATGGGCAACTCATGGCGCCATTGCTTTGGTCAGCCACGGCGCCCTTGGCGGGATCACGGTCATCCACACTGAGATGCCACCAGGGACTCAGATCCAGCCCATTGTCACCACTGACAGCACGGGAGCTAGTGTCATTTCTATAGATGGGTCAGCTATCCCCGTCCCCTTCACGATACCGGTGTCCATGGCTCAGACTATCCCCTTGGTCTCTGAAGCTTCTGCCACTCTCATGGTTCCTATTTCTGATGGCACTTTAACGTCAGACACAGAGACCCCGACTATTTCTACATCATCTGTCCTGGAGGCTGCGGCCTCACAGACCATTTTAGCTCCAGTTTCAGAAAATAAAGCTTCCACTTCTGAGGGAGAAATTTTGCCTCCAGATATTCAGACTGTGATTATTACTGAGAAGTTCAATGGCACAGAACAGACAGCTGCTGTCCTAAAAGATGACCAGgagaagacagaagaaaaacCCACAGCTGAACCTGAAGAGGTGCAGACTCAAGATGCTGTGTAa